From a single Sorghum bicolor cultivar BTx623 chromosome 5, Sorghum_bicolor_NCBIv3, whole genome shotgun sequence genomic region:
- the LOC8060008 gene encoding disease resistance protein RPP13, with product MAEVMASAAAGVMGSVIGKLGTMLTEKYKLAKDVERGIRFLQEELSTMDAVLQMLADKDDDQIDPLAKDWRSKVRELSYDIEDCIDRFMLNHSHGGSKANFVRKAMRKVKTLFEDGGIAEEIQELKSLVSEQSERGKRYYDINQCLAASAQPVLLDPRAPALFQEAMDLVGVDAPREEIIQLLKCEEQQHKVVSIYGIGGQGKTTLAMEVYHKITEVFDCRAFVSVSQTPDMKTLLRDILSQISKSNFDSSERMETDQQLIRTVRQRLMDKRYFILIDDIWSVSAWELLRSALPLNNNGSRIITTTRVKAVANSCCTGIAAQMYEAKPLNDDDSQRLFFKRLFFSSDDCHPDLRKVCSDILKKCSGLPLAIISIAGLLANRSKTLEVWNNVLRSISAAVDKDSPIDKMKRILLLSYFDLPHHLKSCLLYLSVFPEDFSIDCRELILLWVAEGLIPGQDRESMEQLGRSYLNELINRSLVQPTKVGVDGTNVKQCRVHDVILEFIVSKAVEDNFVTIWNGDGFSRNIYSSNKIRRLSIRNVNSAQAAKEIARTIKNGAHIRSINVYQSDSYLLRKHASEFLNSQVLRVLAIGGIFSECNLGHVKSFGQLKYLGAGLQLTEDAQKLQHLETLDLSWANLESIPTCITQLHKLVRLLVRSSVHLPDEIRNLQALEELSRVNLGIQSIKFIQGLGDLTNLKVLEIEWLCSIELRDMKDHKEACISTVSRLFSHLRELRVLESDPDATCLFNKASYVPAPPPLQKLVLYTHIFNRVCPQISSLVNLSRLHIKGINIHGDVGKEGINMIASLPVLLSLTFGFLSNDEEGDSSIPYPRHAISRQGFQRLVKFNLCCGCEALEFEPGAMPKLQMLKLRLMARCQFKFGEGGLLVGLQNLGLGLKHVAVDVNCHGAVADEVEALEDGIRGAAAVHPNCPILQVERRNQIGMAQGCSRRPSDHAEA from the exons ATGGCGGAAGTGATGGCCAGCGCCGCCGCAGGCGTGATGGGCTccgtcatcggcaagctgggcACCATGCTCACCGAGAAGTACAAGCTCGCCAAAGACGTGGAGCGTGGGATCCGCTTCCTGCAAGAGGAGCTGAGCACCATGGATGCCGTTCTGCAGATGCTCGCCGACAAGGACGACGACCAGATCGATCCGCTCGCCAAGGACTGGAGGAGCAAGGTACGTGAGCTGTCCTACGACATCGAGGACTGCATCGACCGTTTCATGCTCAACCACAGCCATGGAGGTTCCAAGGCCAACTTTGTGCGCAAGGCCATGCGAAAGGTGAAGACGCTGTTCGAGGACGGAGGAATagcagaggagattcaggaacTCAAGAGCCTCGTCAGCGAGCAGAGCGAGAGGGGGAAACGCTACTACGACATCAATCAGTGTCTCGCTGCCTCAGCACAGCCGGTGCTCTTGGATCCTCGAGCACCTGCACTCTTTCAGGAGGCCATGGATCTCGTGGGAGTTGATGCTCCTCGTGAGGAGATAATCCAGTTATTGAAATGTGAAGAGCAGCAGCACAAGGTGGTGTCCATCTATGGGATCGGTGGACAGGGGAAGACCACTCTCGCCATGGAGGTGTACCACAAAATCACTGAAGTATTTGATTGCCGGGCTTTTGTTTCTGTATcacaaactccagatatgaagaCGCTTCTTAGAGATATTTTGTCTCAAATAAGCAAGAGTAATTTTGACTCATCGGAAAGGATGGAAACAGATCAGCAGCTCATACGCACAGTGAGACAACGCTTGATGGACAAGAG GTACTTcatcttgattgatgatatctGGAGTGTATCAGCATGGGAGCTTCTGCGGTCTGCCTTACCTCTCAATAACAATGGAAGCAGAATTATTACTACAACACGCGTTAAAGCAGTAGCTAACTCATGTTGTACTGGTATTGCGGCACAAATGTATGAAGCAAAACCACTCAATGATGATGACTCTCAAAGGTTATTCTTTAAAAGACTATTTTTCTCCAGTGATGATTGTCACCCAGATTTGAGGAAAGTATGCAGCGACATTTTGAAGAAATGTTCTGGCTTACCATTAGCCATAATCAGTATCGCTGGTTTATTAGCAAACAGAAGCAAGACATTGGAAGTCTGGAACAATGTATTGAGGTCCATTTCTGctgcagttgacaaagattcTCCCATTGATAAAATGAAAAGAATTTTGCTGCTTAGCTACTTTGACCTTCCTCACCATCTAAAGAGCTGTTTGCTATACCTGAGTGTGTTTCCAGAGGATTTTTCCATTGATTGCCGAGAATTGATATTGCTATGGGTAGCCGAAGGACTGATTCCTGGACAGGACAGAGAAAGTATGGAGCAGCTAGGGAGAAGTTACTTGAATGAGCTGATCAATAGAAGCTTGGTCCAGCCAACCAAGGTTGGGGTAGATGGGACAAACGTGAAACAGTGCAGAGTTCATGATGTCATACTTGAATTCATTGTGTCAAAGGCTGTTGAGGACAACTTTGTTACTATATGGAATGGTGATGGTTTTTCTAGAAATATTTATTCTTCAAACAAGATTCGTCGATTATCCATCCGGAATGTCAATTCTGCCCAGGCGGCGAAAGAGATTGCCAGGACAATAAAAAATGGAGCTCATATTAGATCAATTAATGTCTATCAATCTGATTCATACCTGCTCAGAAAGCATGCCTCTGAGTTTTTAAACAGCCAAGTCTTGCGAGTGTTGGCCATAGGAGGTATATTTAGTGAATGCAATCTTGGACATGTCAAAAGTTTTGGTCAATTGAAGTACTTGGGGGCAGGCCTTCAGCTTACAGAAGATGCACAAAAGCTGCAACATCTAGAGACACTAGATTTGAGTTGGGCCAATCTTGAAAGCATACCAACATGTATTACCCAGTTGCATAAGTTGGTGCGTCTTTTAGTCCGGTCGTCTGTGCATCTACCTGATGAAATCAGAAATCTGCAGGCGTTGGAAGAGCTATCAAGGGTCAATTTGGGTATTCAATCTATAAAGTTTATCCAAGGACTCGGTGATCTAACTAATCTGAAAGTACTTGAAATTGAGTGGCTATGCTCTATTGAATTACGTGATATGAAGGatcacaaggaagcatgtaTCTCAACCGTCTCTAGGTTATTTAGTCACCTGCGAGAACTACGCGTGCTGGAGAGTGATCCTGATGCCACATGTTTATTCAACAAGGCTTCGTATGTCCCTGCTCCACCACCACTTCAAAAGCTTGTTCTTTATACACATATCTTTAATAGGGTGTGCCCTCAGATTAGCTCACTAGTCAACCTGTCTCGCCTCCACATTAAAGGAATAAATATCCATGGTGATGTAGGCAAGGAAGGAATAAATATGATAGCGAGTTTACCTGTGCTTCTCTCTCTTACTTTTGGCTTTTTATCCAATGACGAAGAGGGAGATTCAAGCATCCCCTACCCAAGGCATGCAATCAGCAGACAAGGATTTCAGCGTTTGGTCAAGTTTAATTTGTGCTGTGGGTGCGAGGCGTTGGAGTTTGAGCCAGGAGCCATGCCAAAGCTCCAAATGCTCAAGCTGCGACTGATGGCACGGTGCCAGTTCAAGTTTGGGGAAGGTGGCCTCCTCGTTGGGCTGCAGAATCTGGGACTAGGCCTCAAACATGTGGCTGTCGATGTTAACTGCCACGGAGCTGTTGCTGACGAGGTGGAGGCTTTGGAGGATGGCATCAGGGGTGCAGCAGCCGTCCATCCCAATTGTCCCATACTCCAGGTCGAAAGACGGAATCAAATTGGCATGGCTCAAGGATGCAGCAGGCGTCCATCCGACCATGCAGAAGCCTAA